The following coding sequences are from one Streptomyces sp. NBC_01232 window:
- a CDS encoding winged helix-turn-helix transcriptional regulator, whose amino-acid sequence MTVTRRPGADHCGIAAAMSVIDGKWKVSLLWELDQRPRRFGELRRLVPGVSEKVLAAQLRELETDGIVHREVYDEVPPRVEYSLTPLGQDLNAALAPLGAWGSKHLLPDSV is encoded by the coding sequence ATGACGGTGACACGAAGGCCGGGTGCGGACCACTGCGGGATCGCCGCGGCGATGTCCGTGATCGACGGCAAGTGGAAGGTGTCGCTCCTGTGGGAGCTGGACCAGCGCCCGCGCCGGTTCGGCGAACTGCGCCGGCTCGTCCCCGGCGTCTCCGAGAAAGTGCTCGCCGCCCAGCTGCGCGAGCTGGAGACCGACGGCATCGTGCACCGCGAGGTGTACGACGAGGTCCCGCCGCGCGTGGAGTACTCCCTGACCCCCCTGGGCCAGGACCTGAACGCGGCCCTGGCGCCGCTGGGCGCGTGGGGCAGCAAGCACCTGCTGCCCGACTCGGTGTGA
- a CDS encoding endonuclease/exonuclease/phosphatase family protein, protein MLSALLLAAGLGTPAAAAAETKNLQVMSWNMCGSQRSSWHCADTGTPQQKIDVVRYHVQNNYVHVALLQEVCEDDLTALMAQLGPGWNKNFAAYQWSQGASGKWNSRCGEDDGRADRIGTAIVVKGQMADAQEYPLPQPYVGQQRPFQCATAVYWGVRLCNVHLSPLGSNPDHPTWDYRDDQLAQLKAIVNTFPRTVFGGDFNSLSPDDPKNKAAHVWPVGLYSTGPGTEGYQECDQQGASRTGRATHSSGGKIDYLFASETRRWCAVADSAFSDHHVVIESLAVPA, encoded by the coding sequence GTGCTGAGCGCGCTCCTGCTCGCGGCAGGCCTGGGGACGCCGGCGGCCGCGGCCGCCGAGACGAAGAACCTCCAGGTCATGTCATGGAACATGTGCGGTTCGCAGCGTTCCAGTTGGCACTGTGCGGACACCGGCACGCCGCAGCAGAAGATCGACGTGGTCAGGTACCACGTCCAGAACAACTACGTGCACGTCGCGCTCCTCCAGGAGGTGTGCGAGGACGACCTCACGGCGCTGATGGCCCAGTTGGGGCCGGGCTGGAACAAGAACTTCGCCGCGTACCAGTGGTCGCAGGGAGCCTCCGGGAAGTGGAACAGCCGCTGCGGTGAGGACGACGGGCGGGCCGACCGCATCGGCACCGCGATCGTGGTCAAGGGCCAGATGGCGGACGCGCAGGAGTACCCGCTGCCGCAGCCGTACGTCGGCCAGCAGCGGCCCTTCCAGTGCGCGACGGCGGTGTACTGGGGCGTCCGGCTCTGCAACGTCCACCTCTCGCCCCTGGGCAGCAACCCGGACCACCCGACCTGGGACTACCGCGACGACCAGCTCGCGCAGCTCAAGGCCATCGTGAACACCTTCCCCCGGACGGTCTTCGGCGGGGACTTCAACAGCCTGTCCCCGGACGACCCGAAGAACAAGGCCGCCCACGTGTGGCCCGTCGGCCTCTACTCCACCGGGCCCGGCACCGAGGGCTACCAGGAGTGCGATCAGCAGGGCGCCTCGCGGACCGGCCGGGCGACGCACTCCTCCGGCGGGAAGATCGACTACCTGTTCGCCAGTGAGACCCGGCGCTGGTGCGCGGTGGCCGACTCGGCCTTCTCCGACCACCACGTCGTGATCGAGTCCCTGGCCGTCCCCGCCTGA
- a CDS encoding PaaI family thioesterase → MSDFETITVPERLHGYPGVAFGGYVAGVLAARATAKGVRVDFRRPVPTGAPVRLAATADGGCELTDGELLLALATPAEPPRAGSPEAPSWDRAVAAAEAFRADPPDGQADCFGCGLDRTPATGLRLHCGTVPGRELVAAAWTPAPGLGGADGLLPPELVWGALDCPGNAAGRLLDGRRAGAVTAALSARLLRPVPVGEGLVSYAWMLSSSGRKYTVGTALGTADGELCAVAEALWVEPRA, encoded by the coding sequence ATGAGCGACTTCGAGACGATCACGGTTCCGGAACGCCTCCACGGATATCCGGGGGTGGCCTTCGGCGGCTACGTGGCGGGCGTGCTGGCCGCCCGGGCCACGGCGAAGGGCGTACGGGTGGACTTCCGGCGGCCCGTGCCGACCGGGGCGCCGGTCCGGCTCGCCGCGACCGCGGACGGCGGCTGCGAACTGACGGACGGCGAGCTGCTGCTGGCCCTGGCCACCCCGGCCGAACCGCCCCGCGCCGGATCTCCCGAAGCCCCTTCCTGGGACCGGGCGGTGGCCGCGGCCGAGGCCTTCCGGGCGGACCCGCCGGACGGCCAGGCCGACTGCTTCGGCTGCGGCCTGGACCGGACGCCCGCCACCGGGCTGCGCCTGCACTGCGGTACGGTGCCGGGCCGCGAACTGGTCGCCGCCGCCTGGACCCCCGCGCCCGGGCTGGGCGGCGCGGACGGGCTGCTGCCGCCCGAGCTGGTGTGGGGCGCGCTGGACTGCCCCGGGAACGCGGCCGGGCGGCTGCTCGACGGCCGCCGGGCCGGTGCGGTCACCGCCGCGCTGAGCGCCCGGCTGCTGCGGCCGGTGCCGGTGGGCGAGGGGCTCGTCTCGTACGCCTGGATGCTGTCGAGCTCGGGCCGCAAGTACACCGTGGGCACGGCGCTGGGCACGGCCGACGGCGAGCTGTGCGCCGTCGCCGAGGCGCTGTGGGTGGAACCGCGCGCGTAG
- a CDS encoding TetR/AcrR family transcriptional regulator, translated as MVRARSEERRGEIVRAAVEVIAERGYRGASLATVAERVGLTQQGLLHYFPTKEALLVAVLEERDRWDTGGGSRSAADTWRLDLLASLVEYNAMRPGIVQTFSALLGESVTDGHPAREFFTERYAQVRSEMAAVLRVEFGDRLPSGLTPEQAAPLLTAVMDGLQYQWLLAPESVDMPAAFRAFLTLLRGPGTQV; from the coding sequence ATGGTCAGGGCGAGGAGCGAGGAGCGCCGCGGGGAGATCGTCCGCGCGGCCGTCGAAGTGATCGCGGAGCGCGGCTACCGCGGCGCCTCCCTGGCCACGGTCGCCGAACGCGTGGGCCTGACCCAGCAGGGGCTGCTGCACTACTTCCCGACCAAGGAGGCCCTGCTGGTCGCGGTGCTGGAGGAACGCGACCGCTGGGACACGGGCGGCGGCTCGCGCTCCGCGGCCGACACCTGGCGCCTGGACCTGCTGGCCTCGCTGGTGGAGTACAACGCGATGCGTCCGGGCATCGTGCAGACCTTCTCGGCGCTGCTGGGCGAGAGCGTCACCGACGGGCATCCGGCCCGGGAGTTCTTCACCGAGCGCTACGCCCAGGTCCGTTCGGAGATGGCTGCGGTGCTGCGCGTCGAGTTCGGCGACCGGCTCCCCTCGGGCCTCACCCCGGAGCAGGCCGCGCCCCTGCTGACGGCCGTCATGGACGGCCTCCAGTACCAGTGGCTGCTGGCCCCCGAGTCCGTGGACATGCCGGCCGCGTTCCGCGCCTTCCTGACCCTGCTGCGGGGCCCCGGGACCCAGGTCTGA
- a CDS encoding carbon-nitrogen hydrolase family protein, whose product MKIAAAQLTCIPADVRANVDRAAALAASARDQGAELVVFPELALTGYELGALAADPSLWTAADDPRLDPLRSAGIATAVNVALPTGGPRPAVATLVHDADGAHVTTYAKQHLYRQEQEVFAAGEGDGRFELGGIRFCLGVCFDNHFPGLPGRGAADGCRVHLASSLYGTGDGIHERATVYPGIAREHGLYVVLANHVGPAGPWTGCGRAAVWGPGGALLAEADDRTPSVVTATVVTASAGSTPV is encoded by the coding sequence GTGAAGATCGCCGCAGCCCAGCTGACCTGCATCCCCGCCGACGTCCGCGCCAACGTCGACCGGGCCGCCGCCCTCGCCGCCTCGGCCCGCGACCAGGGCGCCGAGCTGGTGGTGTTCCCCGAGCTCGCGCTCACCGGGTACGAGCTCGGCGCGCTGGCCGCCGACCCCTCCCTGTGGACGGCCGCGGACGACCCGCGGCTGGATCCGCTGCGCTCCGCCGGGATCGCCACCGCGGTGAACGTCGCCCTGCCCACCGGCGGCCCGCGGCCCGCCGTCGCGACGCTGGTCCACGACGCGGACGGCGCGCACGTGACGACGTACGCGAAGCAGCACCTGTACCGGCAGGAGCAGGAGGTCTTCGCGGCCGGCGAGGGCGACGGACGGTTCGAGCTCGGCGGGATCCGCTTCTGCCTGGGCGTCTGCTTCGACAACCACTTCCCCGGACTGCCCGGCCGGGGCGCCGCCGACGGCTGCCGCGTCCACCTGGCGAGTTCCCTGTACGGGACGGGCGACGGGATCCACGAGCGCGCCACCGTGTACCCCGGGATCGCGCGCGAGCACGGCCTGTACGTGGTCCTCGCCAACCACGTCGGCCCGGCCGGCCCCTGGACCGGCTGCGGCCGCGCGGCCGTGTGGGGCCCGGGCGGCGCCCTGCTGGCCGAGGCGGACGACCGTACGCCGTCGGTGGTGACGGCCACGGTGGTGACGGCCTCGGCCGGGAGCACCCCGGTGTGA
- a CDS encoding LysR family transcriptional regulator, whose amino-acid sequence MPSSHSLYEVFLSVARLASFTAAARSLGYTQSAVSRQIQTLEDEWGTALFDRLPRGVRLTEAGRILLPHAEAVGERLRTARAELDALRSLGAGRLRIGAFSTADAALLPRTLAAFLARHPGVAVTRTEGPSAKHLALLAAGDLDLAVVADTSAEPPGGCTPHHLLDERMYVALPLGHRLAGRAGVRLAELADEEWIAADTRPEETLMHSALAGGFRPRTGFVAADWTAKQGFVAAGLGVTLVPALAASSARADLALVPLHPDDTPRRRIYAATPRGIAPSPAALVFLALLRKVAGELAS is encoded by the coding sequence ATGCCCTCTTCGCACAGCCTGTACGAGGTCTTCCTGTCCGTGGCGCGCCTGGCCTCCTTCACCGCCGCGGCCCGCTCCCTCGGCTACACCCAGTCCGCGGTCTCCCGGCAGATCCAGACCCTCGAGGACGAGTGGGGCACCGCGCTCTTCGACCGCCTCCCCCGCGGGGTCCGCCTGACCGAGGCCGGGCGGATCCTGCTCCCGCACGCCGAGGCCGTCGGCGAGCGGCTGCGCACCGCCCGCGCCGAACTCGACGCGCTGCGCAGCCTCGGCGCCGGGCGCCTGCGGATCGGCGCCTTCTCCACCGCCGACGCCGCCCTGCTGCCCCGCACGCTGGCCGCCTTCCTGGCCCGCCACCCCGGCGTGGCCGTCACCCGCACCGAGGGCCCCTCCGCCAAGCACCTGGCCCTCCTCGCCGCCGGGGACCTCGACCTCGCCGTCGTCGCGGACACCTCCGCGGAGCCGCCCGGCGGCTGCACCCCGCACCACCTGCTCGACGAGCGGATGTACGTGGCCCTGCCGCTCGGCCACCGCCTCGCCGGGCGCGCCGGCGTACGGCTGGCCGAACTGGCCGACGAGGAGTGGATCGCGGCCGACACCCGGCCCGAGGAGACCCTCATGCACTCCGCGCTGGCCGGCGGTTTCCGCCCGCGCACCGGTTTCGTCGCCGCCGACTGGACCGCCAAGCAGGGCTTCGTCGCGGCCGGGCTCGGCGTCACCCTGGTCCCGGCGCTCGCCGCCTCCTCGGCACGGGCCGACCTCGCGCTGGTCCCCCTGCACCCGGACGACACCCCGCGCCGCCGGATCTACGCCGCCACCCCGCGCGGGATCGCCCCCTCCCCCGCCGCCCTGGTCTTCCTGGCCCTGCTGAGGAAGGTCGCCGGCGAGCTGGCATCCTGA
- a CDS encoding NAD(P)-dependent oxidoreductase produces the protein MTDTITGTHTGTAAQTSLTLLGLGDMGTALARTWLAAGHSLTVWNRTPAKAAAPASEGASVAPSAAAAVAANDLVVLCLLDDASVGSALDGIDLAGKDLVNLTTGTPAEARARAAWAEERGARYLDGGIMATPTMIGVPEAGGYVFYSGSHALFETCRAVLEVPAGARFVGGNPGHAALHDVALLSAMWGMFAGISHAYALIADEDIAPKDLAPLLSEWLGAMNFFVGNAAERLTSGDFTSGVVSNLAMQVVGSGTMLRTADEQGVSTELVAPYVDLLRRRLAADPAAHGGEDTTGAVLLLKR, from the coding sequence ATGACCGACACCATTACCGGAACCCATACCGGCACCGCAGCTCAGACCTCCCTGACCCTCCTCGGCCTCGGCGACATGGGTACCGCCCTCGCCCGCACCTGGCTCGCCGCCGGGCACTCCCTGACCGTCTGGAACCGCACCCCCGCCAAGGCCGCGGCACCGGCCTCCGAAGGGGCGAGCGTCGCCCCGAGCGCGGCGGCGGCCGTCGCCGCGAACGATCTGGTCGTCCTGTGCCTGCTGGACGACGCCAGCGTCGGCTCCGCCCTGGACGGCATCGACCTGGCCGGCAAGGACCTCGTCAACCTCACCACCGGCACGCCCGCGGAGGCACGCGCCCGGGCCGCTTGGGCCGAGGAGCGCGGCGCCCGGTACCTGGACGGCGGGATCATGGCCACGCCGACGATGATCGGCGTCCCCGAGGCCGGCGGGTACGTCTTCTACAGCGGCTCGCACGCGCTCTTCGAGACCTGCCGGGCGGTCCTGGAGGTCCCGGCCGGGGCCCGCTTCGTCGGCGGGAACCCCGGGCACGCGGCCCTGCACGACGTGGCGCTGCTCAGCGCGATGTGGGGGATGTTCGCCGGCATCTCGCACGCCTACGCACTGATCGCGGACGAGGACATCGCCCCGAAGGACCTGGCTCCCCTGCTGTCCGAGTGGCTCGGCGCGATGAACTTCTTCGTCGGCAACGCCGCCGAGCGGCTGACCTCGGGGGACTTCACCTCCGGGGTGGTGTCCAACCTGGCCATGCAGGTCGTGGGCAGCGGCACGATGCTGCGCACCGCCGATGAGCAGGGCGTCAGCACCGAGCTGGTCGCCCCGTACGTGGACCTGCTGCGCCGGCGGCTGGCCGCGGACCCGGCCGCGCACGGCGGGGAGGACACGACCGGGGCCGTCCTGCTGCTGAAGCGGTAG
- a CDS encoding organic hydroperoxide resistance protein, protein MSIQQSDVAYTAVATAENGRDGRVATNDGQLDVVVNPPKELGGSGAGTNPEQLFAAGYSACFQGALGVVAKNVNADISGSTVTAEVGIGKNDDGFGLIVKISAVIPNVDAATAKDLIEKAHEVCPYSKATRGNITVELAV, encoded by the coding sequence ATGTCCATCCAGCAGTCCGACGTCGCCTACACCGCTGTCGCCACCGCCGAGAACGGCCGCGACGGTCGCGTCGCCACCAACGACGGTCAGCTCGACGTCGTCGTGAACCCGCCGAAGGAGCTCGGTGGCAGCGGCGCCGGTACCAACCCGGAGCAGCTGTTCGCCGCCGGCTACAGCGCCTGCTTCCAGGGCGCCCTGGGCGTCGTCGCGAAGAACGTGAACGCCGACATCTCCGGCTCCACGGTCACCGCCGAGGTCGGCATCGGCAAGAACGACGACGGCTTCGGCCTGATCGTCAAGATCTCCGCCGTGATCCCGAACGTGGACGCCGCGACCGCCAAGGACCTCATCGAGAAGGCCCACGAGGTCTGCCCGTACTCCAAGGCGACCCGCGGAAACATCACCGTCGAGCTCGCCGTCTGA
- a CDS encoding EI24 domain-containing protein: protein MRDLAGGFRYLLAGQRWVFGHGRWLGFGLLPGLVAFVLYAGALVGLGYGADDLTAWATPFADDWSSPWLPVFRGFLTALLFSLGLFLAVITFTAVTLLIGQPFYESLSEQVDRSEGGEVPESGLPLWRELWVSARDSVKVLGRVLLYGIALFALGFLPVIGQTVIPVLGFCVSGYFLTQELTAVALQRRKVELADRLELMRSRRMLVLGFGVPLVLAFLVPLVAVFLMPGAVAGATLMARDLMRTDEAPAAETTPAGFGPPPPAYS from the coding sequence ATGCGTGATCTTGCGGGGGGTTTCCGGTATCTGCTGGCCGGACAGCGATGGGTGTTCGGCCACGGCCGGTGGCTGGGCTTCGGCCTGCTGCCCGGGCTCGTCGCGTTCGTCCTCTACGCCGGCGCCCTGGTCGGGCTCGGCTACGGGGCCGACGACCTGACCGCCTGGGCCACCCCCTTCGCCGACGACTGGTCCTCGCCGTGGCTCCCGGTCTTCCGCGGTTTCCTGACCGCCCTGCTCTTCAGCCTCGGGCTCTTCCTCGCGGTGATCACCTTCACCGCCGTGACCCTGCTGATCGGCCAGCCGTTCTACGAGTCCCTCTCGGAGCAGGTCGACCGCAGCGAGGGCGGCGAGGTCCCCGAGTCCGGGCTCCCGCTCTGGCGGGAGCTGTGGGTCTCGGCCCGGGACAGCGTGAAGGTGCTCGGGCGGGTGCTGCTGTACGGCATCGCGCTCTTCGCCCTCGGTTTTCTCCCCGTGATCGGGCAGACCGTGATCCCGGTGCTCGGCTTCTGCGTCTCCGGGTACTTCCTGACCCAGGAGCTCACCGCCGTGGCGCTCCAGCGGCGCAAGGTGGAGCTGGCGGACCGGCTGGAGCTGATGCGGTCGCGGCGGATGCTGGTGCTGGGCTTCGGGGTGCCGCTGGTGCTGGCGTTCCTGGTGCCGCTGGTCGCGGTGTTCCTGATGCCCGGCGCGGTGGCCGGCGCCACGCTGATGGCGCGCGACCTCATGCGGACCGACGAGGCCCCGGCCGCCGAAACCACCCCCGCGGGTTTCGGACCGCCGCCGCCCGCCTACTCGTAG